The Chlorocebus sabaeus isolate Y175 chromosome 6, mChlSab1.0.hap1, whole genome shotgun sequence genome has a segment encoding these proteins:
- the PLPP2 gene encoding phospholipid phosphatase 2 isoform X1, whose product MQRRWVFVLLDVLCLLVASLPFAILTLVNAPYKRGFYCADDSIRYPYRPDTITHGLMAGVTTTATVILVSAGEAYLVYTDRLYSRSDFNNYVAAVYKVLGAFLFGAAASQSLTDLAKYMIGRLRPNFLAVCDPDWSRVNCSVYVQLEKVCRGNPADVTEARLSFYSGHSSFGMYCMLFLALYVQARLCWKWARLLRPTVQFFLVAFALYVGYTRVSDYKHHWSDVLVGLLQGALVAGLTVRYISDFFKARPPQHCPKEEELERKPSLSLTLTLGEADHNHYGYPHSSS is encoded by the exons ATGCAGCGGAGGTGGGTCTTCGTGCTGCTCGACGTGCTGTGCTTACTGGTCG CCTCCCTGCCCTTCGCTATCCTGACGCTGGTGAACGCCCCGTATAAGCGAGGATTTTACTGCGCGGATGACTCCATCCGGTACCCCTACCGTCCAGATACCATCACCCATGGGCTCATGGCTGGGGTCACCACCACGGCCACCGTCATCCTT GTCTCGGCTGGGGAAGCCTACCTGGTGTACACAGACCGGCTCTATTCTCGCTCCGACTTCAACAACTACGTGGCTGCCGTCTACAAGGTGCTGGGGGCCTTCCTGTTCGGGGCTGCCGCGAGCCAGTCTCTGACAGACCTGGCCAAGTACATGATCGGGCGTCTGCGGCCCAACTTCCTGGCCGTCTGCGACCCTGACTGGAGCCGGGTCAACTGCTCGGTCTATGTGCAGCTGGAGAAAGTGTGCAGGGGAAACCCTGCTGACGTCACCGAGGCCAG gcTGTCTTTCTACTCGGGACACTCTTCCTTTGGGATGTACTGCATGCTGTTCTTGGCG CTCTATGTGCAGGCGCGGCTCTGTTGGAAGTGGGCACGGCTGCTGCGGCCCACAGTCCAGTTCTTCCTGGTGGCCTTTGCCCTCTATGTGGGCTACACCCGCGTGTCTGATTACAAACACCACTGGAGCGATGTCCTTGTTGGACTCCTGCAGGGGGCACTGGTGGCTGGCCTCACT GTCCGCTACATCTCAGACTTCTTCAAAGCCCGACCCCCACAGCACTGTCcgaaggaggaggagctggaacGGAAGCCCAGCCTGTCACTGACGTTGACCCTGGGCGAGGCTGACCACAACCACTATGGGTACCCACACTCCTCCTCCTGA
- the PLPP2 gene encoding phospholipid phosphatase 2 isoform X2 codes for MAGVTTTATVILVSAGEAYLVYTDRLYSRSDFNNYVAAVYKVLGAFLFGAAASQSLTDLAKYMIGRLRPNFLAVCDPDWSRVNCSVYVQLEKVCRGNPADVTEARLSFYSGHSSFGMYCMLFLALYVQARLCWKWARLLRPTVQFFLVAFALYVGYTRVSDYKHHWSDVLVGLLQGALVAGLTVRYISDFFKARPPQHCPKEEELERKPSLSLTLTLGEADHNHYGYPHSSS; via the exons ATGGCTGGGGTCACCACCACGGCCACCGTCATCCTT GTCTCGGCTGGGGAAGCCTACCTGGTGTACACAGACCGGCTCTATTCTCGCTCCGACTTCAACAACTACGTGGCTGCCGTCTACAAGGTGCTGGGGGCCTTCCTGTTCGGGGCTGCCGCGAGCCAGTCTCTGACAGACCTGGCCAAGTACATGATCGGGCGTCTGCGGCCCAACTTCCTGGCCGTCTGCGACCCTGACTGGAGCCGGGTCAACTGCTCGGTCTATGTGCAGCTGGAGAAAGTGTGCAGGGGAAACCCTGCTGACGTCACCGAGGCCAG gcTGTCTTTCTACTCGGGACACTCTTCCTTTGGGATGTACTGCATGCTGTTCTTGGCG CTCTATGTGCAGGCGCGGCTCTGTTGGAAGTGGGCACGGCTGCTGCGGCCCACAGTCCAGTTCTTCCTGGTGGCCTTTGCCCTCTATGTGGGCTACACCCGCGTGTCTGATTACAAACACCACTGGAGCGATGTCCTTGTTGGACTCCTGCAGGGGGCACTGGTGGCTGGCCTCACT GTCCGCTACATCTCAGACTTCTTCAAAGCCCGACCCCCACAGCACTGTCcgaaggaggaggagctggaacGGAAGCCCAGCCTGTCACTGACGTTGACCCTGGGCGAGGCTGACCACAACCACTATGGGTACCCACACTCCTCCTCCTGA